From Pseudoalteromonas viridis, the proteins below share one genomic window:
- the hemA gene encoding glutamyl-tRNA reductase, which yields MTIIALGINHKTASVELREKVAFSPQQLSDALQQLSELPQFNESVIVSTCNRTEIYCSLGDSNSQALLGWLAEFHQIEEQELAENVYVHHNQDAVNHLMRVACGLDSLVLGEPQILGQIKQAYNSAKAHNGIQPVFERLFQKTFSVAKQVRTETEIGASAVSVAYAAVNLAKHIYGQLEKTNVLLIGAGETIELVAKHLSQHNPKAITVANRTIERAQTLADEINASVISLAQLPEQLHQADIVISSTASTLPIIGKGVVEQALKKRKHKPMLFVDIAVPRDIESQVNDLDAAYLYTVDDLQAIVNENMASREQAAREAQHIIDDKTHEFAQWQRSLTSVDVIRDYRDSAQTIKLELVEKALNQLQSGKNSEKVLLELANKLTNRLTHAPTRAIQAAAKEGDIERIAVLKQALGIEQE from the coding sequence ATGACCATCATCGCACTTGGGATCAATCACAAAACCGCGTCCGTCGAATTGAGGGAAAAAGTCGCTTTTTCTCCGCAACAGCTATCGGATGCGCTACAGCAGCTGTCTGAGTTACCGCAGTTTAATGAGTCCGTGATTGTTTCTACCTGCAATCGGACCGAAATCTATTGTAGCCTTGGGGACTCGAATTCCCAAGCGCTTCTGGGCTGGCTGGCTGAATTTCACCAGATAGAAGAGCAAGAGCTGGCCGAAAACGTCTATGTGCACCACAATCAGGATGCCGTCAATCATCTGATGCGCGTGGCCTGTGGCCTGGACTCACTGGTGCTGGGCGAGCCGCAAATTTTGGGACAGATCAAGCAAGCTTACAACAGTGCCAAGGCACACAACGGCATTCAGCCGGTGTTTGAACGCTTGTTTCAAAAAACGTTTTCTGTGGCCAAGCAGGTGCGCACCGAGACTGAAATTGGTGCCAGTGCCGTCTCTGTGGCGTATGCGGCCGTCAATCTGGCCAAACATATTTATGGTCAGCTGGAAAAAACCAATGTGCTATTAATCGGTGCGGGTGAAACCATAGAGCTGGTAGCCAAGCACCTGTCTCAGCATAACCCCAAGGCCATCACAGTCGCCAACCGTACTATTGAGCGGGCACAAACACTGGCCGACGAAATAAACGCCAGTGTCATTTCTTTGGCCCAGCTGCCTGAGCAATTACACCAGGCAGACATAGTGATCAGTTCCACCGCCAGTACTTTGCCAATCATAGGTAAAGGGGTGGTTGAGCAGGCACTGAAAAAACGTAAACATAAGCCGATGCTGTTCGTGGACATTGCGGTGCCACGTGATATCGAAAGCCAGGTGAATGATTTAGATGCGGCCTATCTATATACAGTGGATGACCTGCAGGCGATCGTGAATGAAAACATGGCGTCGCGGGAACAGGCAGCACGCGAAGCCCAGCATATCATTGATGACAAAACCCACGAGTTTGCACAGTGGCAGCGTTCTTTGACCTCCGTGGATGTGATCCGTGACTATCGTGATTCGGCCCAGACGATTAAATTAGAGCTCGTGGAAAAGGCGTTAAATCAGCTACAATCGGGTAAGAATTCAGAAAAGGTCTTGTTAGAGCTGGCAAATAAGCTTACCAATCGACTCACTCATGCACCGACCCGGGCCATTCAGGCGGCGGCAAAAGAGGGTGATATAGAGCGCATTGCAGTATTAAAACAAGCATTAGGTATTGAGCAGGAATAA
- the prfA gene encoding peptide chain release factor 1, whose protein sequence is MKESVYRKLETLVERHEEVEAMLGDPEVIGDQNRFRALSKEYSELEDVVKAFTAYQQAQEDVAAAEEMLKDSDPDMREMAQEEYKEAKEQISELEDQLQILMLPKDPKDDNNVFLEVRAGTGGDEAAIFAGDLFRMYSRYAETQKWQVEVVSANEGEHGGYKEIIANIKGDGVYGKLKFESGAHRVQRVPETESQGRVHTSACTVAVMAEIPEAEAIEINPADLKVDTFRASGAGGQHVNKTDSAIRITHIPTGVVVECQDERSQHKNRAKALSVLGARLQQAEDEKRQAAEASERRNLVGSGDRSERIRTYNYPQGRITDHRINLTLYRLNEVVAGDLGAVIDPLVLEYQADLLAAMGDD, encoded by the coding sequence ATGAAAGAGTCCGTCTATCGTAAGTTGGAAACGCTGGTAGAGCGCCACGAAGAAGTGGAAGCCATGCTGGGGGATCCGGAAGTTATTGGCGATCAAAATCGTTTTCGCGCGTTATCAAAAGAGTATTCAGAGCTGGAAGACGTCGTCAAGGCATTTACGGCTTATCAGCAGGCGCAGGAAGACGTGGCTGCGGCTGAAGAAATGCTCAAGGACTCGGATCCTGATATGCGCGAAATGGCGCAGGAAGAATATAAAGAAGCAAAAGAACAAATCAGTGAGCTTGAAGATCAGCTCCAGATCCTGATGCTGCCAAAAGACCCCAAAGACGACAACAATGTATTTTTGGAAGTCCGTGCCGGTACGGGCGGTGACGAAGCGGCTATCTTTGCCGGTGACTTGTTCCGTATGTACAGCCGTTATGCCGAAACCCAGAAGTGGCAAGTAGAAGTGGTCAGTGCCAACGAAGGTGAACACGGTGGCTACAAAGAGATCATTGCTAACATCAAGGGCGACGGCGTGTACGGTAAGCTCAAGTTTGAGTCAGGTGCGCACCGCGTACAGCGTGTACCAGAGACTGAATCTCAGGGCCGCGTTCACACGTCAGCCTGTACAGTGGCTGTGATGGCGGAGATCCCGGAAGCGGAAGCCATTGAAATTAACCCAGCCGACTTGAAAGTCGACACCTTCCGTGCCTCGGGCGCCGGTGGTCAGCACGTTAACAAAACTGACTCTGCTATCCGTATTACCCACATCCCAACGGGCGTTGTGGTTGAATGTCAGGACGAGCGTTCGCAGCACAAAAACCGCGCCAAAGCGCTGTCGGTACTGGGCGCGCGCCTGCAACAGGCAGAAGATGAAAAACGTCAGGCTGCTGAGGCAAGCGAACGTCGTAATCTGGTAGGTAGCGGTGACCGCTCTGAGCGGATCCGGACTTACAACTATCCGCAGGGCCGTATTACGGATCACCGTATTAACCTGACGCTTTATCGTCTGAATGAAGTTGTGGCCGGTGATCTGGGTGCGGTTATCGACCCGTTAGTATTGGAGTATCAGGCTGACCTGTTGGCAGCCATGGGCGACGACTAA
- the prmC gene encoding peptide chain release factor N(5)-glutamine methyltransferase codes for MTQHSTLAQAIAWASGQLQSSSESAKLDAEVLLLHILQKNRSYLFAWPEAELNAEQQQRFATLVERRQAGEPVAHLTGEREFWSLPLYVNNSTLIPRPDTETLVEQALALPLSAQAKVLDLGTGTGAIVLALASEQPGWQLMGVDFSHDAVALAEKNRQRLGFEHVEIRHSDWFSALAEQRFDLIVSNPPYICEQDEHLSQGDVRFEPLSALVAPEQGYADIRHIIEQALAYLTPDGYLMFEHGYQQAAGVRQIFAQMNYRNILTIKDMAGCDRVTMAQKPQ; via the coding sequence ATGACGCAACATTCAACCCTTGCCCAGGCGATTGCCTGGGCGAGCGGGCAACTTCAGAGCAGCTCAGAGTCGGCGAAACTCGATGCCGAAGTGCTGCTTTTGCATATCCTTCAGAAAAACCGTAGCTATTTATTTGCCTGGCCCGAAGCCGAGCTAAACGCCGAGCAGCAGCAGCGTTTTGCAACTCTGGTCGAACGTCGACAAGCGGGTGAGCCAGTTGCCCATCTTACCGGAGAGCGGGAATTCTGGAGCCTGCCTTTATACGTCAATAACAGTACACTGATCCCACGTCCGGATACCGAAACCCTGGTTGAGCAAGCGCTTGCATTGCCTTTGTCTGCGCAGGCCAAAGTACTCGATCTGGGCACCGGAACGGGCGCCATTGTACTGGCACTGGCATCGGAGCAGCCCGGCTGGCAGCTAATGGGTGTCGACTTCTCACATGATGCGGTAGCACTGGCAGAGAAAAACCGTCAGCGCCTTGGGTTTGAACATGTTGAGATCCGCCACAGTGACTGGTTTTCAGCATTAGCAGAGCAGCGTTTTGATCTGATTGTCAGCAATCCGCCCTATATTTGTGAGCAAGATGAGCATTTGAGCCAGGGCGATGTGCGTTTTGAGCCATTATCGGCTTTGGTAGCCCCGGAGCAAGGCTATGCCGATATCCGTCATATCATTGAGCAAGCTTTGGCCTATCTCACGCCAGATGGCTATTTGATGTTTGAGCACGGTTATCAGCAAGCGGCTGGTGTTCGGCAGATTTTTGCACAAATGAACTATCGCAATATACTTACAATAAAAGATATGGCAGGCTGTGATAGGGTGACGATGGCGCAAAAGCCACAGTAA
- the ispE gene encoding 4-(cytidine 5'-diphospho)-2-C-methyl-D-erythritol kinase yields the protein MKTLTLTAPAKLNLFLHINGRRADGYHELETLFTMLDYGDELTFSLIKQDVVEIGGDVAGIPLQENLIYRAAEALRPYKQSPFGAHVQLVKKLPMGGGVGGGSSDAATTLLALNTLWQCDLSLDQLADIGLSLGADVPVFVRGKTALAQGVGEKLSPYTLATKHYLVVFPNVHVGTVEVFTHPELPRNTPKLSEGWTIDQTHNDCQALVKKLYPEVEKTLSWLLKYAPSRMTGTGGCCFAEFDSAQAAQRVLEQLPSHWTGFVTQSASESIAHRQLAAWRKDEVK from the coding sequence ATGAAGACACTGACATTAACGGCCCCGGCCAAACTGAACCTGTTTTTGCACATCAATGGCCGCCGTGCGGATGGCTACCATGAACTGGAAACCCTGTTCACTATGCTGGACTACGGCGATGAACTGACTTTCTCGCTTATCAAGCAGGATGTAGTGGAGATCGGGGGCGATGTCGCTGGCATTCCGCTGCAAGAGAATTTGATTTACCGTGCTGCCGAAGCGCTCAGGCCCTATAAACAATCACCATTCGGTGCCCATGTTCAGCTGGTTAAAAAACTGCCTATGGGAGGCGGCGTGGGGGGCGGTTCATCAGACGCCGCAACCACCTTACTTGCCTTAAACACATTGTGGCAATGTGACTTGTCACTTGACCAGCTAGCGGATATCGGATTATCACTCGGTGCGGATGTCCCCGTTTTTGTACGTGGGAAAACAGCGCTGGCGCAAGGGGTTGGAGAGAAGCTGAGCCCCTATACTCTGGCGACAAAACACTATCTGGTGGTCTTCCCGAATGTCCATGTTGGTACTGTGGAAGTATTCACACACCCGGAGTTGCCGCGAAATACCCCGAAATTATCTGAGGGCTGGACCATTGATCAGACACACAACGACTGTCAGGCATTGGTCAAAAAGCTCTACCCCGAGGTTGAAAAAACCCTGAGCTGGTTGCTAAAATATGCGCCGTCCAGAATGACGGGAACCGGAGGATGCTGCTTTGCAGAATTTGATTCAGCACAGGCGGCACAGCGTGTACTCGAACAACTCCCGTCTCACTGGACTGGCTTTGTTACCCAAAGCGCAAGCGAGTCAATTGCCCACCGGCAACTGGCTGCATGGCGTAAAGATGAAGTAAAATAG
- a CDS encoding 50S ribosomal protein L25/general stress protein Ctc — MSQYVLNAEVRETLGTGASRRLRRADKVPAILYGAGKDAVSLTLDHNKVIQMQEDEGFYTHILTLNIGGESVEAILKDIQRHPYKPKVTHLDFQRVDASQKLHTKVPVHFLNEEAATKGGNTVAHHVTEIEITCLPAQLPEFVEVDVAAIEVGATVHLSDITLPAGVVSVELAKGADHDQAVVTVNAPKGGAAEETAEEAAE; from the coding sequence ATGTCACAATACGTATTAAACGCTGAAGTACGCGAAACTCTGGGTACTGGTGCGAGCCGCCGCCTACGTCGCGCTGATAAAGTTCCTGCTATCCTTTACGGTGCAGGCAAAGACGCTGTTTCGCTTACTCTGGACCACAACAAAGTTATCCAGATGCAAGAAGACGAAGGTTTCTACACGCACATCCTGACTCTGAACATCGGTGGTGAGTCTGTTGAAGCTATCCTGAAAGACATCCAACGTCACCCGTACAAGCCTAAGGTAACTCACCTTGACTTCCAACGCGTTGACGCTTCTCAAAAGCTTCACACTAAAGTGCCTGTTCACTTCCTGAACGAAGAAGCAGCAACTAAAGGCGGCAACACTGTTGCTCACCACGTAACTGAAATCGAAATCACGTGTCTGCCAGCTCAGCTTCCTGAGTTCGTAGAAGTTGACGTAGCAGCTATCGAAGTTGGCGCAACTGTACACCTTTCAGACATCACTCTTCCAGCTGGTGTAGTTTCTGTTGAGCTAGCTAAAGGTGCAGACCACGACCAAGCGGTTGTAACTGTAAACGCACCTAAAGGCGGCGCTGCTGAAGAAACAGCTGAAGAAGCTGCTGAATAA
- the lolB gene encoding lipoprotein insertase outer membrane protein LolB — protein sequence MKQFHLILLMFLLFLGGCAQRITPPDEHAQQNRPEKYNNWRATGKLAFISPEERQSANFNWQYREQKQTLTLNTFIGTQVLKLQEFDQHSVLTLEDNTYTSEDSSDLVYRLSGWQLPVSQAPQWLTGNIEAPGNQYNDKQQLTQATWQDEQGLRWQVAYQTYQRVNGLTLPTRLTLTHKDITIKIRISNWHFETL from the coding sequence TTGAAACAGTTTCATTTGATTTTGCTCATGTTTTTATTGTTTCTGGGCGGGTGTGCACAGCGTATTACGCCCCCTGACGAGCATGCACAGCAAAATCGTCCCGAAAAATATAACAACTGGCGGGCAACAGGCAAGCTGGCATTTATCTCTCCCGAAGAGCGTCAATCTGCCAACTTTAACTGGCAATATCGTGAACAAAAGCAAACCCTGACGCTCAATACCTTTATCGGGACTCAGGTCCTCAAGTTGCAAGAATTCGATCAGCACAGTGTGCTGACGCTCGAAGATAACACCTACACCAGCGAAGACAGCAGCGATTTGGTGTACCGCCTGAGCGGCTGGCAACTGCCAGTGTCACAAGCCCCTCAATGGTTAACCGGTAACATAGAGGCGCCTGGCAATCAGTATAATGATAAACAACAACTAACTCAGGCCACCTGGCAAGACGAGCAAGGCCTGCGCTGGCAGGTTGCTTACCAAACCTATCAACGCGTTAACGGACTGACACTGCCAACCCGGCTAACGCTGACGCACAAAGACATCACCATTAAGATCCGTATCAGCAACTGGCACTTTGAGACCTTATGA
- a CDS encoding ribose-phosphate pyrophosphokinase yields the protein MPDMKLFAGNATPELAQKVAKRLFIELGDAVVGRFSDGEISVQINENVRGSDVFIVQSTCAPTNDNLMELIVMVDALRRASAGRITAVIPYFGYARQDRRVRSARVPITAKVVADFLSSVGVDRVLTVDLHAEQIQGFFDVPVDNVFGSPVLLEDMKERDFDDVVVVSPDIGGVVRARAIAKLLDDKDLAIIDKRRPQANVSQVMHIIGDVEGRDCIIVDDMIDTGGTLCKAAAALKEHGAKRVFAYATHPVLSGNAAENLRNSVIDEVIVTDSITLSDELKSVDKIKVLTLADMLAETIRRISNEESISAMFEH from the coding sequence GTGCCCGACATGAAGCTCTTCGCTGGTAACGCAACACCTGAGCTAGCTCAAAAAGTTGCAAAACGTTTGTTTATCGAATTAGGTGATGCCGTTGTAGGCCGTTTTAGCGACGGCGAGATCAGCGTTCAAATCAATGAAAATGTTCGTGGTTCTGATGTATTCATCGTCCAATCCACTTGTGCACCAACCAATGACAACCTGATGGAACTCATTGTGATGGTGGATGCTTTACGTCGTGCTTCTGCAGGTCGTATTACCGCCGTTATTCCATACTTCGGCTATGCCCGTCAGGATCGTCGTGTACGTTCTGCGCGTGTGCCAATCACTGCAAAAGTTGTTGCGGACTTCTTATCGAGCGTTGGGGTTGACCGCGTTCTGACGGTAGACCTGCACGCTGAGCAGATCCAGGGCTTCTTCGATGTGCCTGTAGACAATGTGTTTGGTAGCCCGGTGCTGCTTGAAGACATGAAAGAGCGCGATTTTGACGATGTTGTGGTCGTGTCACCAGATATTGGTGGTGTCGTACGTGCGCGTGCAATCGCCAAACTGCTGGATGACAAAGACCTGGCTATCATCGACAAACGTCGCCCACAGGCTAACGTTTCTCAGGTCATGCACATCATTGGTGATGTGGAAGGCCGCGACTGTATCATCGTCGACGATATGATTGATACCGGTGGTACGCTGTGTAAAGCCGCTGCTGCATTGAAAGAGCACGGTGCTAAGCGCGTATTTGCTTATGCAACGCACCCGGTTCTGTCTGGTAATGCCGCAGAGAACCTGCGCAATTCAGTGATTGACGAAGTGATTGTCACTGACTCAATTACGCTATCGGACGAGCTAAAGTCTGTTGATAAGATCAAAGTACTGACGCTGGCCGATATGCTGGCTGAAACCATTCGCCGCATCAGCAACGAAGAGTCTATCTCTGCGATGTTTGAACACTAA
- the pth gene encoding aminoacyl-tRNA hydrolase produces MNTIQMLVGLANPGPEYANTRHNAGAWFIEELAKRYNVPLKPDSKHHGLSGKLILNNQEFKLLIPTTFMNLSGKAVGSLANFYKIPPEQILVAHDEMDMEPGVAKIKKGGGHGGHNGLKDIIAKLGNNKEFMRLRIGIGHPGHRDKVTGWVLGKAPQADQEKIDAVVDEAVRCMEILAKDGVLKAQNRLHSFKP; encoded by the coding sequence TTGAATACTATTCAAATGCTAGTGGGCCTGGCTAATCCAGGCCCCGAATACGCAAACACCCGTCACAATGCCGGTGCCTGGTTTATCGAAGAACTGGCCAAGCGCTACAACGTCCCCCTCAAACCTGACTCAAAACACCATGGCCTTAGTGGCAAGCTTATCCTGAACAATCAGGAATTTAAGCTACTGATCCCAACCACCTTTATGAACCTAAGCGGTAAAGCCGTAGGTAGCCTGGCAAACTTCTATAAGATCCCGCCAGAGCAGATCCTGGTTGCGCATGATGAGATGGATATGGAACCTGGTGTCGCCAAAATCAAAAAAGGCGGCGGTCACGGTGGGCACAATGGTCTCAAAGACATAATCGCCAAGCTGGGCAATAACAAAGAGTTTATGCGCCTGCGCATTGGTATTGGCCACCCTGGACACAGAGACAAAGTAACAGGTTGGGTGCTGGGCAAAGCCCCTCAGGCAGATCAGGAAAAAATCGATGCAGTGGTAGATGAAGCCGTGCGTTGTATGGAAATACTGGCCAAAGACGGTGTGTTAAAAGCACAAAATAGACTACATTCTTTTAAGCCGTAA